The proteins below are encoded in one region of Candidatus Saccharimonadales bacterium:
- a CDS encoding O-antigen ligase family protein, giving the protein MLKLSSLNMSKSTALAVVLALGVMPWFQGGRDPLGWMMVLAVALIGSFLLFRDQTTVSLSRLGLIWLSFIAWTGLSLIWTVNRYQSFATLMLYSFVGIIGLLAASLRGDERAVEVFKRSYLIVAAATSLVGAGFFVAYSYERATSTFYLPNPLAGFLLPAIMIGLWQFAEQRKLFDGLLTMLTLGVFILTDSRGGTLVLMAVIFVALILSRNVAKHWRRLLIVLVGAMAIALICNLARVELGHRLDLQGGRLKDLTATESNSTSDRIYFLRSAVAIWADRPLLGGGAGTYPTLHPKYQYRVISAGSNAHNFYVQTLAELGIVGLVLLAWVIIELILGTWRGIRLDRQRLPIALGLLALALHAGLDIESNYLVLWTLAAILVGLCYEGRAKSKLNFRLNSGLILGATVILAVPTAWLFRGQLNAQGGQNLQASGDYGRAIDYFAAASLHAPYDPDWLTAQGINHFLLAVQGNNKDDNLVQAAELASQAAKLDPYDAQHDLLLARVLLQQGKTEAATAAYRSAISKNPYDQPDIYNDLATLYLTQNKLSDAKATVAIVLALYPDSVVGNRNNDPAIAKSVATSYIISAQVAIRTGQIDAAREQLRHALLLDPTSALAKFLQQQIGQ; this is encoded by the coding sequence ATGCTTAAGCTTAGTAGTCTAAACATGTCTAAGTCTACGGCCTTGGCGGTGGTGCTAGCGCTAGGTGTCATGCCATGGTTTCAGGGTGGGCGAGACCCCTTAGGCTGGATGATGGTCTTAGCAGTGGCCCTGATCGGTAGTTTTTTATTATTTAGAGATCAAACCACCGTTAGCTTGAGTCGTTTGGGGCTGATTTGGTTATCCTTTATAGCTTGGACGGGACTGTCGCTGATCTGGACGGTTAATCGCTACCAAAGCTTTGCCACGCTCATGCTCTACAGCTTCGTCGGTATCATTGGGTTATTGGCGGCCAGTTTGCGCGGGGACGAGAGAGCGGTTGAAGTCTTTAAGCGCAGTTACCTAATCGTTGCGGCGGCCACCAGCCTGGTGGGGGCCGGCTTCTTCGTGGCCTATTCCTATGAGCGCGCGACCTCAACCTTTTATTTACCCAATCCGTTGGCTGGGTTTTTATTGCCAGCCATCATGATTGGGCTGTGGCAGTTTGCAGAGCAGCGCAAATTATTCGATGGGCTTCTGACCATGCTAACTTTGGGAGTTTTCATTTTAACTGACTCCCGCGGTGGCACCCTGGTTTTGATGGCTGTAATTTTTGTGGCTCTAATACTAAGCCGAAACGTGGCCAAACACTGGCGTCGCTTGCTGATTGTTTTGGTTGGAGCCATGGCCATCGCTTTGATTTGCAACTTAGCTCGGGTTGAGCTTGGCCATCGCTTGGATCTCCAGGGAGGTCGCCTGAAAGACCTGACTGCGACCGAATCAAACAGTACTAGCGACCGAATTTACTTCCTGCGCAGCGCCGTTGCCATCTGGGCTGATCGACCCTTACTGGGTGGGGGAGCTGGCACCTATCCGACCTTGCATCCCAAATACCAATACCGGGTTATCAGCGCTGGCTCCAATGCGCATAACTTTTATGTTCAAACCTTAGCTGAATTGGGGATAGTCGGTTTGGTCCTACTAGCTTGGGTAATAATTGAGCTCATTTTGGGTACCTGGCGGGGGATCAGGCTGGACCGCCAGCGACTGCCAATTGCCCTCGGCTTGTTAGCCCTGGCCCTCCACGCCGGGCTTGATATTGAATCAAATTATCTGGTGTTATGGACGCTAGCGGCAATTCTGGTTGGGTTGTGCTATGAGGGTAGAGCGAAATCAAAACTGAACTTTAGGCTTAACAGCGGCCTAATTCTTGGAGCAACAGTCATTCTCGCGGTCCCTACGGCCTGGTTGTTTCGCGGCCAGCTCAATGCCCAGGGCGGGCAGAACCTCCAGGCTAGCGGCGACTATGGGCGGGCCATTGACTACTTCGCTGCGGCTAGTCTCCATGCGCCCTATGACCCTGATTGGTTAACGGCTCAGGGTATTAATCACTTCCTATTGGCCGTCCAAGGTAATAACAAAGACGACAATTTAGTTCAAGCAGCTGAGCTAGCCAGCCAAGCCGCCAAGCTCGATCCTTACGATGCCCAACATGATTTGCTGCTGGCTCGGGTTTTGCTTCAACAGGGCAAAACCGAGGCGGCTACTGCGGCCTACCGCTCGGCGATCTCAAAGAACCCTTATGATCAACCCGATATCTATAATGATTTAGCCACGCTTTACTTAACCCAAAATAAGCTCAGTGATGCCAAAGCTACCGTCGCAATTGTGCTGGCGCTATACCCAGATTCAGTGGTCGGGAACCGTAATAACGATCCTGCGATTGCCAAATCAGTAGCGACTAGCTACATTATTTCGGCCCAGGTCGCGATCAGAACTGGCCAAATCGATGCGGCTAGGGAGCAGTTACGTCACGCCCTACTCCTCGATCCAACCAGTGCTCTAGCCAAGTTTTTACAGCAACAAATCGGACAATAG